TGTTGGCCTCGGCCCACGGGCTCACGTTGCCGGGGACGGTCAGCGCGCCGCCCATGAACACGATGTGGGCGTTCTCGGCGAAGGTGGGATCCTTCTTGATCGCGGTGGCGATGTTCGTCATCGCGCCGGTCGGGATGATGACCAGCTCGTCGCCGTACTTCTTCACCGACTCGATGAGGAAGTCCACGGCGCCCTGCTCCTGCGGGGCGGCCTGGGCGTCGGGCACGACGGCCTCGCCGATGCCGTTGTTGCCGTGGATGAAGGCGGAGATCTCCAATACCTCGAAGGAGTCCTTGGCCAGCGCGTGGGGCTCGCCGATGAAGACGGGCACGTCGGCGCGGCCGAAGAGCTCGAGCAGAGCGAGGTCGTTGCGGGCGCCGGTCTCCACCAACACGTTGCCGTAGGTCGCGGTCACGCCGATGAGCTCGAGCTCCGGGGAGCCGAGCGTGTAGGCCAGCGCGAGGGCGTCGTCGATGCCGGTATCGAGGTCGAGGATTACTTTCTTCGCCACGTGGATTCTCCCTTTCTTAGGAAATGATATGTCTGCTGCTAGGGCTCGATGACGCGGTCGCCCAGGATGGCGCGCACGTCGTCGACGTCCTTGTGGATCGCTGTGAGCAGCTCTTCGACGCTGGTGAACTTCTCCATGCCGCGCACGAAGTCGACGAACTCGACCACGACGGTGTGCCCGTAGAGGTCCGCCTCGTGGTCGAGGACGAAGGACTCCACGCTGCGGCGCTCGTCGCCGAAGGTGGGGTTATGCCCCACCGAGATGGCCGCCATGTAGCGCACCTCGTGTTTCATCGTGCCCTCGATCGGCGCCTGCGAGACCACGCGCAGCCAGCCGGCGTAGACGCCGTCGGCGGGAAGCGCCACGGAATCCGGGAAGTAGAGGTTGGCCGTGGGGAACCCGAGCTCCTTGCCGCCGCGGCCCGCGCCGCGCACGACCTGCCCCTTGACCGAGTAGAGCCTGCCCAGCGCCCAGTTGGCGCGGGTGATATTGCCCTCGGCGAGGCAGTTGCGGATGAGCGTCGAGCACAGAACCGTGCCATCCTCGGCGAGCAGCGGGAGGACGTTGATCTCCACGCCGTACTTCTCCCCCAGCTCCTTGAGCGTGTCGGTGGTGCCCGCCGCCTTGTAGCCGAAGGTGAAGTTCTCCCCCACCACGACGGTGCGCGCGCGGAGGGTGTCCATGAGCACCTGAGTGAAGAACTCCTCCGGCTCGAGCCGGGCCATGTCGGCGTTGAAGCTCAGCGCGAGCATGTGATCGACGCCGAGCTCCGCGGCGAGATCCGCCCGCTCGCGCACCGAGCCCAGCATGGGCGGCATCCGGTCGGGGCGCAGCACGGCCAAGGGATGGGGGTTGAAGGTGAGCAGGATGCTCGGGATCTGTTGCTCGCGAGCCTTGGTCGTCGCCAAGCTAATAAGCGTCTTGTGACCGCGGTGAATGCCGTCGAAAACGCCGATGGTGACGACCGAAGCATCGAGCGATGCGGGGACGTCCTGAAGTCCGTGCCAGATATCCACGCCCTATAGCCTACGACATAGACTGGTCGTCATGAGTGATCCCCTTGAAACTTCCGGCCTCGTCGTCGTGGACAAACCCTCCGGAATGACCTCGCACGACGTGGTCGGACGCCTGCGTCGCTACTTTCGCACGAAGAAGGTCGGGCACTCCGGAACGCTCGACCCGATGGCGACCGGCGTGCTGGTTCTGGGGCTCGAGCGCGG
This is a stretch of genomic DNA from Corynebacterium vitaeruminis DSM 20294. It encodes these proteins:
- a CDS encoding bifunctional riboflavin kinase/FAD synthetase, translating into MDIWHGLQDVPASLDASVVTIGVFDGIHRGHKTLISLATTKAREQQIPSILLTFNPHPLAVLRPDRMPPMLGSVRERADLAAELGVDHMLALSFNADMARLEPEEFFTQVLMDTLRARTVVVGENFTFGYKAAGTTDTLKELGEKYGVEINVLPLLAEDGTVLCSTLIRNCLAEGNITRANWALGRLYSVKGQVVRGAGRGGKELGFPTANLYFPDSVALPADGVYAGWLRVVSQAPIEGTMKHEVRYMAAISVGHNPTFGDERRSVESFVLDHEADLYGHTVVVEFVDFVRGMEKFTSVEELLTAIHKDVDDVRAILGDRVIEP
- a CDS encoding nucleoside hydrolase, translated to MAKKVILDLDTGIDDALALAYTLGSPELELIGVTATYGNVLVETGARNDLALLELFGRADVPVFIGEPHALAKDSFEVLEISAFIHGNNGIGEAVVPDAQAAPQEQGAVDFLIESVKKYGDELVIIPTGAMTNIATAIKKDPTFAENAHIVFMGGALTVPGNVSPWAEANINQDPEGADIMVRNSNDITMIGLDVTLQTLLTYEETKQWRALGTPAGTFLADATDYYIKAYDTTAPHLGGCGLHDPLAVGVAVDPSLVTTLPINLKVDTEGATRGRTIGDETRLNDPVKNAKVAVAVDVERFLAEFMERIGRVARGL